The following proteins are encoded in a genomic region of Leifsonia psychrotolerans:
- a CDS encoding ABC transporter substrate-binding protein has protein sequence MSTARSSTRFLAGTLALGALVALVGCSTSDPTKAAPETTGAQGAKIIVGSFNFPESEILGNIYALALENAGFTVSTKFGLGPRQTTIPALIDGSINLMPEYNGNLLFFYDTKATARTTDEVDSALKTAVPSDFQLLDPSPAEDKDAYVVTQAMAAKYGLSSIGDLSKIEPFALGANPQFGTLPYGIPGLKETYGVTQVTFTSIEDYGGPATVKALVDNAVQVADIYTTSPDLVTAKLKVLDDPKHLIAAQNVIPFLNKSIYSAKLATVLNAISATLTTDQLIALRDQVEGDSKTQPAVAARDWLTKEGLLKK, from the coding sequence ATGTCCACAGCCAGAAGTAGCACCCGTTTTCTCGCCGGAACGCTCGCACTCGGTGCGCTCGTCGCGCTCGTCGGATGCTCGACCTCCGATCCCACGAAGGCAGCGCCCGAGACGACCGGTGCGCAAGGAGCAAAGATCATCGTCGGCTCCTTCAACTTTCCGGAGAGCGAGATTCTCGGCAACATTTACGCCCTCGCTCTCGAGAATGCGGGCTTCACCGTGTCGACCAAGTTCGGCCTCGGACCACGCCAGACTACGATCCCCGCACTGATCGACGGGTCCATCAACCTGATGCCCGAGTACAACGGCAATCTGCTCTTCTTCTACGACACGAAAGCCACCGCGCGCACGACGGATGAAGTCGACAGCGCTCTGAAGACGGCAGTGCCGAGCGACTTCCAACTCCTCGATCCGTCCCCCGCTGAGGATAAAGACGCCTACGTCGTCACGCAGGCCATGGCCGCCAAATACGGTCTCAGCTCGATCGGGGATCTGTCAAAGATTGAACCCTTCGCGCTGGGCGCCAACCCGCAGTTTGGAACACTCCCATACGGCATCCCTGGGCTCAAGGAGACCTACGGTGTCACTCAGGTCACCTTCACGTCGATCGAGGACTACGGCGGACCGGCGACGGTGAAGGCACTCGTCGATAATGCGGTTCAGGTTGCAGACATCTATACGACCTCTCCGGATTTGGTCACGGCGAAGCTGAAGGTACTCGACGACCCGAAGCATTTGATTGCAGCACAGAACGTCATCCCGTTTCTCAATAAGAGCATCTACAGTGCCAAGCTCGCAACGGTGCTCAATGCCATCTCCGCCACACTCACGACCGACCAGTTGATCGCATTGCGCGACCAGGTCGAGGGCGATTCGAAGACCCAGCCGGCCGTCGCAGCACGCGACTGGCTGACGAAGGAGGGGTTGCTGAAGAAGTAG
- a CDS encoding RDD family protein encodes MSHPVLDVHAQPAEASIGAWSGERTGPFLDGSRGVRARDRRIIAAWAVDMGIVLLVSALAGVGMADLSYSVDVGVFVGIVMVLFFPWLYGFFCVGGNSLGTLIAGTRLVKLRDGSGPGMWRSGWLMFLRTVLFYFVPLNSLLSALNGSTDPVVRTHHVSIDKAETRALQRS; translated from the coding sequence ATGAGCCATCCTGTGCTCGATGTGCACGCGCAGCCAGCCGAGGCCAGCATTGGAGCCTGGAGCGGCGAACGCACCGGACCTTTCCTTGATGGCAGCCGGGGCGTGCGTGCCCGGGATCGGCGAATCATCGCCGCCTGGGCGGTCGACATGGGCATCGTCCTGTTGGTGTCCGCACTCGCCGGAGTCGGCATGGCCGATTTGTCCTACAGCGTTGACGTCGGCGTGTTCGTGGGCATCGTGATGGTGCTCTTTTTTCCGTGGCTCTACGGTTTTTTCTGCGTCGGAGGGAATTCCCTCGGAACCCTCATAGCCGGCACGAGGCTGGTGAAGTTACGCGACGGATCAGGACCTGGAATGTGGCGCAGCGGATGGTTGATGTTTCTGCGCACCGTTCTGTTCTACTTTGTGCCCCTCAACTCGCTTCTGAGCGCTTTGAACGGTTCAACCGATCCAGTAGTGCGCACGCACCACGTGAGCATCGACAAAGCCGAAACCCGGGCGCTACAACGAAGCTAA
- a CDS encoding CsbD family protein codes for MSTSDKARHEAENVKGKIKEAVGHATGDDEKVVEGKGDQASAKLKKAGDDVKDAFTS; via the coding sequence ATGAGCACATCGGACAAAGCCCGTCACGAAGCAGAAAACGTAAAAGGGAAAATCAAGGAAGCCGTCGGGCATGCCACGGGCGATGACGAAAAGGTCGTGGAAGGCAAGGGGGATCAGGCCAGCGCGAAACTGAAGAAGGCTGGCGACGACGTCAAGGATGCGTTCACGAGCTAA
- a CDS encoding DUF6286 domain-containing protein, with protein MLAVLLAVVVMIFSAWVATESVLNVLGMRALLVAPRDAAKAIVGIPDQPMPVLILIGASAVVVGLIIVLAGLLPGRRPRHHLINDRLAMVVDNEVVASALARRAALVAGVDPDNVSVSVSHRHAVVRLTPVSGLPVDEALVNDVIGEELASYGLRPQMRATVLIRSEGKVGA; from the coding sequence GTGCTGGCTGTTCTGCTCGCCGTCGTCGTGATGATCTTCAGCGCCTGGGTGGCCACCGAGTCGGTCTTGAACGTATTGGGTATGCGGGCGTTGCTGGTTGCACCCCGAGACGCGGCGAAGGCGATCGTCGGTATTCCGGATCAGCCGATGCCCGTGTTGATCCTGATCGGTGCGAGTGCGGTCGTCGTCGGATTGATCATTGTGCTGGCAGGGCTCCTGCCGGGGCGGCGCCCTCGCCATCACCTGATCAACGACCGTCTAGCCATGGTCGTCGACAACGAGGTCGTTGCGTCCGCGCTGGCGCGCCGCGCCGCGCTGGTTGCCGGGGTCGATCCTGACAACGTCAGCGTGAGCGTGTCACACCGCCATGCCGTCGTTCGCCTGACACCGGTTTCCGGCCTGCCGGTTGACGAGGCACTCGTGAACGACGTCATTGGGGAGGAATTGGCGTCGTATGGTCTTCGTCCTCAAATGCGTGCGACGGTACTGATTAGATCGGAAGGGAAAGTCGGCGCATGA
- a CDS encoding DUF2273 domain-containing protein, with product MSHTIVGAAIGAVLALTWITFGFWAFVFVAAAMVIGAIVARLMDGKISLSGIVAAFRGKRTSS from the coding sequence GTGAGCCACACCATTGTCGGTGCGGCGATCGGGGCGGTGCTCGCTCTGACCTGGATCACGTTCGGCTTTTGGGCTTTCGTGTTCGTCGCTGCCGCCATGGTGATTGGCGCAATCGTGGCCCGGCTCATGGACGGGAAGATCAGCCTGTCCGGCATTGTCGCGGCGTTCCGCGGGAAACGCACCTCCTCATGA
- a CDS encoding Asp23/Gls24 family envelope stress response protein has product MANENLNQSTSGQTVQPGAARIPAATGMSSSGKTVIADGVIAKVASIAAREVPGVYALGGGAERMLGAVRDVIGNTDHGQGVRVEVGETQVAADLTIVADYPVPLQKVADDVRAAVYQVIQELVGMEVTEVNVTISDVHTGDDDAQSTGENVGKGARVQ; this is encoded by the coding sequence ATGGCAAACGAGAATCTCAATCAGAGCACGTCTGGCCAAACGGTCCAGCCGGGCGCGGCGCGCATCCCTGCGGCAACGGGGATGAGTTCGAGCGGGAAGACAGTGATCGCTGATGGTGTGATCGCCAAGGTTGCGAGCATCGCCGCGCGCGAAGTTCCGGGCGTCTACGCACTGGGTGGGGGCGCCGAACGGATGCTCGGTGCCGTGCGTGATGTGATCGGTAATACCGATCACGGACAGGGTGTCCGTGTCGAGGTGGGCGAAACCCAGGTCGCGGCCGACCTGACAATCGTCGCTGACTACCCGGTCCCACTGCAAAAGGTCGCCGACGATGTGCGTGCTGCGGTCTACCAGGTCATTCAGGAGCTCGTCGGCATGGAAGTCACTGAGGTGAATGTGACTATTTCTGATGTGCACACCGGAGATGACGACGCGCAATCAACGGGCGAGAATGTCGGTAAGGGAGCGCGAGTCCAGTGA
- a CDS encoding RNA polymerase sigma factor, translating into MALTRVADNVLVSRTIDGDKQAFEVLIRRHAPGMRAYAQRLLNSSNEADDVVQETFITAWEQLESLSDYSAARAWLMRVVSRKSFDVIRARKPTATLTAEAFSSPAAQQTEHIVEIRSAVEDLSSALLQLPTAQRECWLLYEVGGCSYDEIAEQLGISHPAVRGTLARARATLIRTMEGWR; encoded by the coding sequence TTGGCCCTCACTCGCGTGGCCGACAACGTCCTGGTTTCCCGCACAATCGACGGGGACAAGCAGGCGTTCGAGGTGCTGATTCGGCGACACGCGCCGGGCATGCGTGCTTATGCACAGCGCCTCCTCAACTCCTCCAACGAAGCCGACGACGTCGTGCAGGAAACGTTCATCACCGCGTGGGAACAGTTGGAAAGCCTCAGCGACTATTCGGCCGCGCGTGCCTGGCTGATGCGGGTCGTCAGCCGCAAGAGCTTCGATGTGATCCGCGCGCGCAAACCGACTGCCACGCTGACCGCCGAGGCATTTTCATCTCCCGCAGCCCAGCAAACAGAGCACATTGTTGAGATCCGTTCGGCAGTCGAGGACCTTTCTTCCGCGTTGCTTCAGCTTCCCACGGCGCAACGCGAGTGCTGGTTGCTGTATGAGGTGGGCGGATGCTCCTACGATGAGATCGCCGAGCAACTGGGCATCTCGCATCCAGCCGTGCGTGGCACACTGGCCCGAGCCAGAGCAACGCTGATTCGGACGATGGAGGGCTGGAGATGA
- a CDS encoding Asp23/Gls24 family envelope stress response protein: MSEPSGPPRDEYPVEQLTDYLDRGRTPRDPQIESSPQAQMVLAALARLRSLSVPLIERDGELSAPLAQGWIATILSRLGTESRAGRMIPLSHPDPAVQLHVTEGAVRGLLRTVGDAVPGVLMISCSLAGEVTVPGALVTVNVAVSVYWRESIPSLIHLLRDALSRSLVDHTELHVAAINITVADAHAIDVHSREARLDG; encoded by the coding sequence ATGAGCGAACCCAGCGGCCCCCCACGCGACGAGTACCCGGTGGAACAGCTCACCGATTACCTCGACCGGGGACGCACCCCGCGCGATCCGCAGATTGAAAGCTCCCCCCAAGCCCAAATGGTGTTAGCCGCGCTTGCCCGACTGCGCAGCCTCTCCGTGCCGCTGATCGAACGTGATGGCGAGCTTTCCGCACCACTGGCTCAGGGGTGGATCGCGACGATCCTCTCGCGCCTCGGCACCGAATCCAGGGCCGGCCGAATGATCCCCCTGTCTCACCCCGACCCGGCCGTTCAACTTCACGTGACTGAAGGAGCCGTGCGTGGGCTCCTGCGCACGGTTGGGGACGCGGTGCCGGGAGTTCTCATGATCAGCTGCTCGCTTGCCGGCGAGGTCACGGTTCCCGGCGCACTGGTGACTGTGAATGTGGCGGTGAGCGTCTACTGGCGCGAATCCATTCCCTCACTCATTCACCTTCTTCGAGATGCCCTCTCTCGGTCGCTCGTCGACCACACCGAATTGCACGTTGCAGCCATCAACATCACTGTCGCCGACGCCCATGCGATCGACGTACATTCGAGAGAGGCCCGGCTCGATGGTTGA
- a CDS encoding DUF488 domain-containing protein — MGPTKVFTIGHSTHPLDEFILMLENNAVQRLIDVRSVPGSRHNPQFGEHELARSMPNAGIDYGRLPKLGGLRHTPVAQATINGAWRNKSFSSYADYMQTTDFAEGIDELISLAREQTVAIMCAEAVPWRCHRSLIGDALLARQIRVDDIMSATSTRPHSMTRFAQVAGTRVWYPPES, encoded by the coding sequence ATGGGCCCAACGAAGGTGTTTACGATCGGCCATTCGACGCATCCGCTCGACGAGTTCATTCTGATGCTCGAGAACAACGCGGTTCAGCGGCTGATCGATGTGCGAAGTGTGCCAGGATCCCGCCACAATCCACAGTTCGGTGAGCACGAACTCGCCCGAAGCATGCCGAACGCAGGCATCGACTATGGGCGGCTTCCGAAATTGGGTGGGTTGCGGCACACGCCCGTGGCCCAGGCGACCATCAACGGAGCGTGGCGAAACAAGAGCTTCAGCAGCTACGCCGACTACATGCAGACGACCGACTTCGCTGAGGGTATCGACGAGCTCATTTCCTTGGCTCGTGAGCAAACGGTGGCCATCATGTGCGCTGAAGCCGTTCCATGGCGTTGCCATCGGTCTCTGATTGGCGATGCTTTGCTTGCCCGACAGATCAGGGTCGACGACATTATGAGCGCGACATCCACTCGGCCGCACTCGATGACCCGCTTCGCACAGGTGGCGGGAACGCGTGTCTGGTATCCACCGGAATCGTGA
- a CDS encoding cytochrome b N-terminal domain-containing protein, producing the protein MSVETPAQTAGTDGDAEVDRSWTGRSRRWLLKKLPPDKLLPNTQPSYVASWIYVFGMGALAALIFIIASGVVLSLNGPMWYHLSAFGHFVNSVHLWSVELFFVFMVVHLWGKFWMAAWRGHRALTWITGVFSFAVSIVAAFTGYLVQTNFDAQWIAFEAKDALNATGIGAWFNVANLGQMLMWHITLLPLAVIVIVAMHVILVRMHGVVPPLEADESDAQLRDAELGDALPRAEASSHHVEPESR; encoded by the coding sequence ATGAGCGTCGAGACACCGGCGCAAACGGCGGGGACTGACGGCGATGCCGAAGTCGATCGGTCGTGGACGGGGCGCTCCCGCCGCTGGCTCCTGAAGAAGCTTCCGCCCGACAAGCTGCTGCCGAACACCCAGCCGAGCTACGTCGCCTCCTGGATCTACGTCTTCGGCATGGGTGCCTTGGCCGCACTGATCTTCATCATCGCATCCGGCGTCGTTCTCAGTTTGAACGGACCGATGTGGTACCACCTCTCGGCGTTCGGACACTTTGTCAACAGCGTGCACCTCTGGAGCGTCGAGCTGTTCTTCGTCTTCATGGTCGTACATCTCTGGGGCAAATTTTGGATGGCTGCCTGGCGTGGACATCGAGCCCTCACCTGGATCACGGGCGTGTTTTCTTTTGCTGTATCGATTGTTGCCGCGTTCACCGGGTATCTGGTTCAAACCAATTTCGACGCGCAGTGGATCGCTTTCGAGGCAAAGGATGCCCTCAATGCGACGGGCATCGGCGCGTGGTTCAACGTGGCGAATCTCGGCCAGATGCTCATGTGGCACATCACGCTCCTCCCCCTCGCGGTCATCGTCATCGTGGCGATGCACGTCATCCTCGTGCGGATGCACGGGGTCGTGCCCCCGCTCGAGGCCGACGAGAGCGATGCACAGCTGCGCGATGCAGAACTGGGCGACGCACTCCCGCGAGCGGAGGCGAGTTCACATCATGTTGAACCAGAATCACGATGA
- a CDS encoding DedA family protein: protein MAGGSPMSSGLSSGILDPQALIGSAGVWGLAVVCLIVFAETALLVGFFLPGDTLLFFTGVLTLTGALHAPLGVVVAAVSVAAILGDQVGYLIGRRAGTAVFNRKESGLFSRASVAQTESFFERFGSMTVTIARFVPVVRTFAPVIAGVGSMRYRSFIIFNVIGAVGWAGSVILLGFGLGHIPGVAQFTAQYIDLILVGIVVLSTVPVLVRSLLVRRRARSRRADALNRTLD, encoded by the coding sequence ATGGCAGGCGGATCGCCGATGAGCAGCGGGCTGAGCAGTGGCATTCTCGACCCGCAAGCGCTGATCGGCAGCGCGGGCGTCTGGGGCTTGGCCGTTGTCTGTCTGATCGTGTTCGCCGAGACTGCACTGCTCGTCGGGTTCTTTCTGCCCGGTGACACCCTGCTCTTCTTCACCGGCGTGCTCACCCTCACCGGCGCGCTGCACGCCCCGCTCGGGGTGGTGGTTGCTGCCGTGAGTGTCGCGGCAATCCTCGGTGATCAGGTGGGCTATCTGATCGGCCGCCGGGCCGGGACGGCAGTCTTCAACCGCAAGGAATCCGGGCTGTTCAGCCGGGCCAGTGTCGCACAGACCGAATCCTTCTTCGAGCGGTTCGGATCCATGACGGTCACGATCGCCCGCTTCGTGCCGGTCGTTCGCACCTTCGCACCGGTCATCGCGGGCGTTGGTTCGATGCGCTACCGCTCATTTATCATCTTCAACGTGATCGGTGCCGTCGGATGGGCCGGTTCGGTCATTCTGCTCGGCTTCGGCCTCGGTCATATCCCTGGGGTCGCCCAGTTCACGGCACAGTACATCGACCTGATCCTGGTCGGCATCGTTGTGCTCTCGACGGTTCCCGTGCTCGTGCGCAGCCTGCTCGTGCGTCGGCGGGCACGATCGAGGCGAGCGGATGCGTTGAATCGCACCCTTGACTAA
- a CDS encoding COG4705 family protein, protein MSDLTATRVDRRVSTGRSKVPEPTAIFWTIKILATTVGETFADLLATNLNLGLTNTTIVMGALLAIVLVLQFRSIRYVPGIYWLAVVLISIVGTLITDNLTDNFGIPLVTTTIVFAIALAVVFAVWYASERSLSIHSITTRRREGFYWLAILFTFALGTAAGDLIAEGLNLGYFVSALLFAVGIALVGCAYRFAKLNAIFAFWLAYILTRPLGASLGDLLSQPLADGGLGLGTIGTSAMFLVAILGLIISVTVTQSKELVSWQADRR, encoded by the coding sequence ATGTCAGATCTCACGGCGACACGTGTCGACCGACGCGTTTCCACCGGCCGGAGCAAGGTTCCTGAGCCCACTGCCATCTTTTGGACCATCAAGATCCTCGCCACCACGGTCGGCGAAACGTTTGCCGACCTTCTGGCGACGAACCTGAATCTTGGCCTGACTAACACCACCATCGTGATGGGAGCATTGCTCGCAATCGTGCTCGTTCTCCAGTTCCGCTCGATCCGCTACGTGCCTGGAATCTACTGGCTGGCCGTCGTCCTGATCAGCATTGTCGGCACACTGATCACTGACAATCTCACCGACAACTTCGGCATCCCGCTCGTAACGACAACCATCGTCTTCGCCATCGCACTCGCCGTCGTTTTCGCCGTCTGGTACGCCAGCGAACGCAGCCTGTCTATCCACTCGATCACGACGCGGCGCCGTGAAGGGTTTTACTGGCTCGCGATTCTCTTTACCTTCGCACTCGGGACCGCGGCCGGCGACCTGATTGCCGAAGGCCTCAACCTCGGCTACTTCGTCTCAGCGCTGCTCTTTGCCGTCGGAATTGCCCTGGTCGGCTGCGCCTACCGGTTCGCAAAGTTGAACGCGATCTTCGCGTTCTGGCTGGCATACATTTTGACCCGACCGCTCGGTGCTTCACTCGGTGACTTGCTCTCGCAGCCGCTGGCGGACGGTGGACTGGGCCTCGGAACCATCGGGACCAGTGCCATGTTCCTCGTCGCGATCCTTGGCCTGATCATCTCTGTGACCGTCACCCAATCGAAGGAGTTGGTCTCATGGCAGGCGGATCGCCGATGA
- a CDS encoding ATP-binding protein yields MAVDSDAAAVGRAARIIGWQITAGATALVLFLVLASVIFIINQSQPAELLERPKPGESRIYIDSTAVLVALIVVGIVAIAIAGVLSWVVARRAVRPLGDALRMQRSFVADASHELRTPLTVLDARIQVLQRGLAPSNPLSPPMADIRRDTLALVGVVNDLLLAAANEAPEGAVPVVNVVPLVEQSVESMRVLGDQRGVRVEFVHEHGHNHAATGEVLASIPATSIQRCVVALLDNAIAHSPNGSRVSVTLQVSKSTFDLVVADQGTGIQGIDPAHIFDRFAHSTAPEYPSEHPRSGFGIGLSLVREIAVRNGGRVKLSATSPAGTTFVITFPLVR; encoded by the coding sequence GTGGCCGTCGATAGCGATGCCGCCGCGGTTGGGCGTGCGGCACGGATCATCGGCTGGCAGATCACCGCCGGGGCCACGGCACTTGTGCTGTTCCTGGTGCTCGCCTCCGTGATTTTCATCATCAACCAATCGCAGCCGGCCGAACTTCTTGAAAGGCCGAAACCCGGCGAGAGCCGTATCTATATCGACTCGACAGCCGTGCTCGTCGCCCTGATTGTGGTCGGGATCGTCGCCATTGCGATCGCCGGAGTGCTCAGCTGGGTTGTCGCCCGGCGAGCAGTGCGCCCCCTCGGCGATGCGCTGCGGATGCAGCGAAGTTTCGTCGCGGATGCGAGCCACGAACTCCGCACCCCACTCACCGTACTTGACGCACGGATCCAGGTGTTGCAACGGGGGCTTGCTCCGAGCAACCCGCTCTCGCCGCCGATGGCAGACATCCGTCGAGACACTCTCGCTCTTGTTGGGGTCGTCAACGACCTGCTGTTGGCTGCGGCGAACGAGGCGCCGGAGGGAGCGGTCCCGGTCGTCAACGTTGTTCCTCTGGTGGAACAGTCAGTGGAATCGATGCGGGTTCTGGGCGACCAACGGGGGGTGCGGGTCGAGTTCGTGCACGAACACGGGCACAACCACGCGGCCACGGGTGAGGTTCTGGCCTCTATTCCGGCGACGAGTATTCAACGTTGCGTCGTGGCGCTACTGGATAACGCGATCGCTCATTCTCCGAATGGATCTCGGGTTTCGGTGACGCTTCAGGTGTCGAAGTCAACCTTCGATCTGGTGGTCGCCGACCAGGGCACGGGAATTCAGGGCATTGATCCTGCGCACATATTTGATAGGTTCGCGCACTCGACAGCGCCTGAGTACCCGTCGGAACATCCACGGAGTGGGTTTGGCATCGGGCTTTCTCTTGTCCGCGAGATTGCGGTGCGAAACGGCGGGCGGGTCAAGCTGAGTGCAACCTCGCCGGCTGGAACGACGTTCGTGATCACCTTTCCGTTGGTCCGTTGA
- a CDS encoding response regulator transcription factor — protein sequence MSTTQPRLLLIEDDRELGPLIRGVLEATYHVELVADGQAGLDLAIRVDFDVLVIDRRLPTLDGLSVVQALRAHHVTTPILLLTALGTIADKVDGLDAGANDYLVKPFDFDELLARLRALTREFTSEGPAVDIGEWTFYPDDHSIHSPHIGRILLTPRESDLLRLFATQPDRTFSREQVLHTVFQVGEQPGTVDTYVHYLRRKTDKDIVLTVRGRGYRLGQL from the coding sequence ATGAGCACGACGCAGCCTCGACTCCTTCTGATCGAAGACGACCGCGAACTCGGACCGCTGATCAGGGGCGTGCTTGAGGCGACCTACCACGTCGAGTTGGTGGCCGACGGCCAGGCTGGCCTTGACCTGGCCATCCGTGTCGATTTCGACGTACTCGTCATCGACCGCCGGCTGCCGACCCTCGATGGGCTGAGCGTTGTGCAGGCGTTGCGCGCGCACCACGTCACGACGCCGATCCTGCTTCTCACCGCGCTCGGCACGATCGCCGACAAGGTTGACGGGTTGGATGCAGGCGCCAACGATTACCTGGTCAAGCCATTCGATTTCGACGAACTGCTCGCCCGCCTCCGGGCGCTTACCCGGGAGTTCACCAGCGAGGGACCGGCCGTCGACATCGGTGAGTGGACCTTTTACCCGGATGACCACAGCATCCACTCACCGCACATCGGTCGCATCCTGTTGACGCCCCGCGAGTCAGATCTGTTGCGGCTGTTCGCCACCCAGCCTGATCGCACGTTCAGCCGCGAGCAGGTCTTGCATACTGTCTTTCAGGTCGGTGAGCAACCGGGAACCGTCGATACCTACGTGCACTATCTGCGCCGCAAGACCGATAAGGACATTGTGTTGACCGTGCGGGGCCGTGGCTATCGTTTGGGCCAGCTGTGA
- a CDS encoding phosphatase PAP2 family protein codes for MTVLISMPDVSTARRADPLRPLAHPVSLVIASVVALCAVVGFGLFVAGSSGWSTSELGVDQWLSLRHSPVLDGIALTIAWLFDPAMAGVIVLVSAAVVGIVTRNPGRVLTLLGMIAVAWGGSEVLKRIVHLPRPDATLLAHPLLTEHSFSYPSGHTCFVVALGAAVIFLVRDHRYRPVITAVAILATVLVAVSRVYLGVHYPTDVAASIVYSVAASILALVVWLRYVLPHFPAALRERPSRQV; via the coding sequence ATGACAGTGTTAATTTCGATGCCCGACGTGTCGACGGCGAGGCGGGCAGACCCCCTGCGCCCTCTCGCCCACCCGGTTTCGCTGGTCATCGCGAGTGTCGTCGCACTCTGCGCGGTCGTCGGATTCGGTTTGTTCGTCGCCGGTTCGTCGGGCTGGTCGACCTCCGAGCTCGGCGTCGATCAATGGCTGAGCCTGCGACACTCACCGGTTCTCGATGGCATCGCACTCACGATTGCCTGGCTGTTTGATCCGGCAATGGCCGGGGTGATCGTCCTGGTCTCGGCAGCGGTTGTGGGAATCGTCACCCGCAACCCCGGGCGGGTTCTGACGCTGCTTGGCATGATCGCCGTCGCCTGGGGCGGAAGCGAAGTGCTCAAACGGATCGTGCACCTGCCACGACCCGATGCCACCCTGCTGGCGCATCCACTGCTCACCGAGCACTCGTTCAGCTACCCAAGCGGGCACACGTGCTTCGTTGTAGCCCTCGGCGCCGCGGTGATCTTCCTCGTTCGGGATCACCGGTATCGACCGGTGATCACCGCCGTGGCGATCCTCGCGACGGTTCTCGTTGCGGTGTCTCGCGTCTACCTTGGTGTTCACTACCCAACGGACGTCGCGGCGTCGATCGTCTACTCGGTCGCGGCATCCATTCTTGCGCTCGTCGTCTGGTTGCGGTACGTGTTGCCGCACTTTCCGGCCGCACTCAGGGAACGGCCGTCGCGTCAGGTCTGA